The Methanosarcina barkeri str. Wiesmoor DNA segment TCCATTTCAAGGATTTCAAAGTTAGACTTTTTTGAAATGTCAATCATAATCTGTTTGAGTTCTTCGCTAATTGATTCAAGTATGACTTTTCGGTATTTGCAAACGAAAATAATGTGTTACATTAACAAAAATTTGCTATGATTCCGTGTTTCATACTTCATATTTAACAAAAAATATATATATTGTTAAACAATATAATACTTTGTATGATGAAAGCGTTCAAATTTAGGCTCTATCCTACAGCTACACAAGCTGTTCAATTAAATCAGCATATAGGTAGCTGTAGGTTTGTCTACAATTGGGCACTTGATCAGAAAATTAAAACTTATGAACAGACAGGAAAATCAATTTCCAGATTTGACTTAAACAAAAAGCTTCCTGTCTTGAAAGCTTCTAATGAATGGTTAGGAGAAGTCAATTCTCAATCATTGCAGGGAATGACTAAGCAGGTTGAGTCTGCCTTCACTCGATTTTTCCGAGAGAAAAACGGCTTTCCTAAGTTCAAATCTAAGAAAAACCCAATTCAATCTTTTCCTGTACCTCAACACTACTCCGTAAACTTTGAAAAAAACACTGTCAAGCTCCCTAAAATAGAACCAATTAAAGCAGTTTTTCACAGGAAGTTTGAGGGCGAGCTTAAAACAGCTACTGTTTCAAGGACATGTCAAGGACATTACTACATTAGTATCCTTGTTGAAGATGGAAAAGAACTTCCTACAAAACAGAAGTATTCAGAATCTACTACAGTGGGTCTAGATGTCGGGATTAAGGATTTTGCTATACTTTCCACAGGAGAAAAGATTGAGAATCCTAACTACCTGAAAAACTCTTTGAACAGGTTAAAGGTTCTTCAAAAAAGAGTATCAAGGAAACAGAACGGTTCTAAGAACAGGGTAAAAGCCAAACATAGGCTTGCTGTACTACATGACAAAATAACTAATCAGAGGAATGACTTCCAGAACAAACTCTCTTTTAAACTCATAAGCGAAAACCAAGCAATAGCTCTGGAAACTCTGAATGTTAAAGGAATGGTCAAGAATCATCATTTGGCACAGGCTATAAGTGATTCCGCATGGAGCAGTTTTGTAACAAAACTAGAGTATAAAGCTGAATGGTACGGAAAAACCATCCTGAGAATTGGGCAATTTGAACCATCTTCTAAAGTATGTCATGTTTGTGGATATCATAATTCATATTTGACATTAAAAGATAGAGAATGGACTTGCCCAGACTGTAAAACAAAACATGATAGAGATATAAATGCCGCTATCAATATCAAGAAATTTGCTCTCATAGATCAAAATCGAATTGGATTATAACACCTGCGGAACGCGGGGAAGAGCTTGGGGACTTGCCCTCAATAGAGGGAGGAATGAACCAAGAAGACACTCAGTCTTTAGCTGAGTGGTAGTTCACTTCTGCTTACTCACGTATCAAAACTTTGTCAGTTCGCATTTACACCTGAAGAAATGAAGTGAACTACTCCTCCCTGAACCCCTTTCACGGCTCAGGTTCGAGGGGGATACTTATGTGTTGGATTCTGCTGAATTGAAGTTTTTCCATCTCCAAAATTCCATTTCCATTTAGTACCTGCAACGAAATAACCTATGCAACTTATTATTTATTATAACTTTGATTGGCAACCTTGATAGTGAAAATCAAAACGTCCAATTGAAAATCTGCATAGTTCGTTCTGAGACGGGACCTTAGTTGGTGACCCTTTACTTTTGTCAGCAAATTTAATGTTTAATGGTACTTTTCCTGAGGTTGGAGATGCAGAAAATGCAGCAACTGGCGTTTGGGAAGCTCTGGACACTTTTATATAACATTTATATACTTTGATTTGGTTTTTGTACTACTTCCTGCTGCATTTGTTACCGCAAGTTTAACAGTATATTTTCCGGCTTTAGAATACTTATGAGTTGGATTTTGGGCAGTTGACGATTTTCCGTCTCCAAAATTCCATTTCCATTTAGTGGGGTTTCCTGTACTTTTGTCAGTAAATTTAACTTTTAATGGCGTTTTTCCTGATTTTGGAGATGCATAAAATGAAGCAACAGGTTTTGCTGTCACTATGATATACTTTGATTTTGTTACTGTGTTACTACCTGCAGCATTAGTCGCCATAAGTTTAACAGTATATTTTCCGGCTTTAGAATACTTATGAGTTGGATTTTGGGCAGTTGACGATTTTCCGTCTCCAAAATTCCATTTCCATTTAGTGGGGTTTCCTGTACTTTTGTCAGTAAATTTAACCTTTAATGGCGTTTTTCCTGATTTTGGAGATGCATAAAATGAAGCAACAGGTTTTGCTGTCACTATGATATACTTTGATTTTGTTACTGTGTTACTACCTGCAGCATTTGTTACTGTAAGTTTAACAGTATATTTTCCAGCTTTAGAATACTTATGAATTGGATTCTGGGCAGTTGACGATTTTCCGTCTCCAAAATTCCATTTCCATTTAATGAGTTTTCCTGTACTTTTGTCAGTAAATTTAACCTTTAATGGCGTTTTTCCTGATTTTGGAGATGCATAAAATGAAGCAACAGGAACGCTGGGTTTTTGGTTTTTGGATATCTTATTTCCGGTAATTTTAGCGTTTTGAACATTTTTTACTATGATTCCATAAGAAAGAGTCGGTGGATACACATTTATTAAGATGTTGTTTTGTATCTTCACAATGTTACTTTTGAACGAATTTCCATCTATATGTATTCCATTCAGTTTTATGTCTGTAAACCTATTGTTAGAGATATTTAAGTTTACTCCGTTAATTCTAAACTTCTGATACACTCCTTTATGCGAAAGATTGCTAAAGCTGTTTCCACTTATTATTATATTCCTGAAACTCTCCTTACCTGGAAAATAAATTCCATATATCCCATCGTTTTGAACATTATTTTTAATTATGAGCTTGTTATTGATTCCACTTTTTCCTCCCAGATACATAATACCTGACATACCATTAAATTTATTATTTTCGTAAATGTGTACTCCATCATTAATGCTACCGCGTCTGGATATCCCTCCATATCCACCGAAAATTTTATTGTTAGAAAATGTCGAATATTGTGTGCCATCTGAAAAAGTGAAAAAGCCTGGTTGCGGGTATATTTTGTTTTTAGTTACGACATAGTTAATAGTAACAGGATGAGAATCAACAACACTAGAACCGGCGATGTTTCCCCCTATCAGAGTGTTATCAGTGATAAAAACGTCACGATTTAAAGATTTGCGTTCAGCTGTATTACCTGTTATAGCATGCCTGCAATTTTCTATGTGATTATGGTCAATATTGACAAAAGCCGAACCGCTAGCCACATTAACACCATATCCACTCCCGGGAAGAAGTGAATTGTAAATCCCATTATTATTGATATTCACATTAAAACAGGAATACAGGCAAATAGCACCGAATCCAATATCTTTGAACCAGGAATCAGTGATAGAACTGTCCTTGCAATATTGCATAGCCAGTCCATGATGAGACGTCGTTGCACCTCTGCCCTGTACTCTTATATTCTGTATATGCATTTGAATAGGTCTGTATACTTCGACCTTTACAGTCTCGGATAATTTGTAGTCTCTAAGGAGTGGTTGATTTAAAGTGACAACATTTCCATTCACATTTTTAACAGCGTAAATTTCCCCTGTCATTTGATCAGAATAATCAAGAGGACACCACTTGACATTTTTCCAGATTTTTATCAGGTCGTTCTTGCGAACCCCGTAAGCATCAGTTAAAACCACTTGAGATGAGCCCTTATTGAAATTAGTGTTCAATTTTTTGTTTGTGATCAATGATCCACGGAATAAAATCCCGTAAATTTCTTTTTCCGGATTTTTGATGTGAAGAGTTACTTTTCCTTCGCCTATTATTTTCAGATTTTTACCATTTTGATATATTATTTTTGTAATATAGTAGTCCCCTTCATGGATAGTAATTGTATCCCCACTTTTTGATTTATCCAGTGCCGCCTGAATGCAGGCGGCATCGTTTGCATAATTAGATGTATGAAAAATACCTGATTCAGCTGATCCAGTTTGTTTGTCAATTACGATATTTGCCGCCAAAGCTGCAGGGCTGCTTAAAGTAATATAAAAAAAAGAAAGGGCAAACACTGTCACAAAAAATCTCAAGCTTTTCATAAAAGATCACGTGCAAACCTGTTCAACTTAGAGACTATCCAAAGCGGTTGTGATCACTAACTTTCACAGTTGGCATATTCAAAAAAAGATGGTCACTCAATTTTAGAGACCTATTATAATTTTACAATACGCCATTGTTGACTTTTCGGAGGGCTCTATATACTTTTATTATATATTTATAAGAAGTTTACATTTTTCTCGATTTAACTGTCTTATTATTTTTTCACTGATATAACCTTTTTCATATTATTCATAAAGTACGAAGTGCTCTCAGTTACTTGTGTTTAAAAGAAATAGTCTAATGTAAAAAACTAAAATATTTTAAAAATAAGAAAACTTTGTGAGGAAATAGGAAAACTGGAATAGTACTTGAAATCAAAGAACAGTAGCTTCACGGACATTAGTGCGAGAGGCGCGATTCAAACTACTGTTACTGTTTGCCATTAACAAGTAAAGTTTAATAAAAAGTGTTTTCCCTCAGGTAAAAGAACAGAAAATACAGGAATACTGCTGAAACTACAGAAACTGGAAAAACTGGGAATATTGCAAGGCAGGAAAAAGAAATACCTACCTCACGCCGAGAATTAATAAATCACGAAGTATATAAGTGACAGCACTCCAATTCTGACAAAAGTTCTTTATCTAAAGGCTTCTATTTAGTTATAGAACATTCCCTGTCTTTTTACTTTCAAACTTAGCTATTATTTTATCAGTCATAAGTTCTTTAGTAATGTCAATGGCATATTTTATGAGTTTAAATTATTATATTAAAGCCATAATATATCTCAGCAACGTAAAATATCAGTGATAAATTCTTTAATAATGTCAATGGCATATTTTATGAATTTAAATTATTATATTAAAGCCATAATATATCTCAGCAAGGTAAAAGAAAGAAGGTTTAATTAGATAATAATTCGATGTGAGTCGGCACTTTAACAGACTACCTGGCACTTTAACAGACACTTTAATGTTAACAAATAAAGTGAGTGCAAATGATGCTTCATTACATAATAAGTAAAATTGTATTAATATGAAAATTAAGATACTGATTTATTCCATTATCATTAAAATTAGGCATTTTGTTGCGTAAAAGAGGGAGACCAGGGGAATAATGACAGCTAAAATGGTGCAGTCTCAAGCAATAAACCCGAATCCTGTGATCAGTGTGGCAAAGGATGGTACAGTTCTTTACTCTAATGAGGGAGGAAAGCCTTTATTGCATGAGTGGGGCGTGAGAGTTAGAGAAAAATTGCCTCAACATATCAAAATTTTTGTTCAAAAGGCAATTTTCCAGAAATGTATTGAAAAAATAAAAATTAAAGTGGGGAAAAGAGTATATTTTCTCGTTTTTCATCCCTTGCCTGAACAAGAATGCGTAAACATTTATGGATTTGATATAAGTGAGAGTAAAAAGCTTGAAGGAAAACTCCAGGAAAGTGAAGCTCTAAAGATGACAAATCTGGAACTTGCCAGTATTATTGATGTGCAGGCTGTCCAGTCCCTGATGGAGGATTTCTATAAGCTTGTTAGCATTCCAATAGCCCTGGTTGATCTCAAAGGCAATGTTCTATCAAGTGTTGGATGGCAGGACATCTGCACGAGATTTCACAGGATTCATCCCGAAGCCTGCAAACACTGCATGGAAAACTACATAACGCTATCCTCAGGTGTTCTCCCGAGAGAATTTAAGCTGAATAAATGCAAAAACAATATGTGGGATATAGCGACTCCCATTATTGTGGATGACCAGCATGTTGGCTATGTCTTTTCAGGGCAGTTCTTTTTTGAGGGTGAGCCTGTAGACTATGAATTATTCCGAGCCCAGGCCAGAAAATATGGCTTCAATGAGCAGGAGTACATAGCCGCTCTTGAGAAAGTTCCAATGTTGAACCCTGCAGCTGTGAACACATGCATGTCTTTTCTTACAGCATTTGCCAATATGGTTTCACAGCTAGGCTACAGCAATACCAGGCTGTCTCAATCACTGGCGGAGCGTGATGCTGTGGTTGATGCATTGCAAGAGAGTGAGAAGCGGCTGCGTCTCCTGAGCAACAACCTGCCAGACAGCGCGGTATATCAGTATGTCCTTGAGCCCGATGACAATACCAATTTTGTATACTTCAGCACAGGTGTCGAGCGGCTGTTCGGCATCAGCATATCCGACGCGCTTCGTGATCCAGAAATGCTGTACAGGCAAATTCCACAGACGTACTTAGAACGTCTCGTCGAAGCCGAGATACGAAGTGCCCGTGAATTGTCAGATTTTGATATGGAATTACCTCTGCAGCTTTCCGACGACCAGGTTAAATGGATACGGTTGCACTCCCGTCCTCGCAGGCTGCCCGATGGCCGAATAATCTGGGACGGCGTACTGACTGACATTACCAAGCTAAAGCAGGCTGAGGAGGTGCTGTGCGAGAGTGAATCACGCCGTAAGGTTACCGAAGCTGTCGATACTGAACGGAAGCGGTTTTTTGATGTACTGGAGGCGCTGCCGGTAATGGTTGCTCTATTAACACCTGACCATTACATTGCCTTCGCAAACCGCTGTTTCCGTGAGCAGTTTGGCGAGTTAGGCGATCAACACTGTTTTGAGTATTGTTTTGGGTGTACCGAACCCTGTGAGTTTTGTAAAGCATATAAGGTACTTGAAACCGGCCAACCCTATCATTGGCAGGTTACCTTACCAGACGGTGGTATGTTTGATGCTTATGACCTTCCGTTTACAGACGTTGATGGTTCTCCCCTGATCCTTGAGATGGATATTGACATCACCAAACGAAAGGAAGCTGAAGAAGCTCTTGCAAATATTGAGACTGCTCGGAAGAAGGAAATCCATCATAGAATAAAGAATAACCTTCAGGTAATTTCCTCTCTGCTTGATCTTCAGGCTGAACAGTTTAGAAATAGAGAGGATATTAAGGATTCAGAAGTTCTGGAAGCCTTCAGAGAAAGTCAGGATAGAGTAATATCTATGGCTTTGATACACGAGGAACTATATAGAGGCGGCGGATTCGAAACACTAAACTTTTCCCCGTACATTCAGGAACTTGCTGAAAATCTTTTATTAACATACAGGCTTGGAATCACTGATGTCAGCTTAAGTATGGATATGGAAGAGAACCTTTTATTTGATATGGATATTGCAGTGCCATTAGGAATAATTGTCAATGAACTTGTTTCCAATTCCCTCAAGCATGCATTTCCTGACAGAGCGAAAGGAGAAATCCGAATTAAACTCAGCCGGGAGGAAAACAAAGAGTATATAAAAAACATAAACGAAGGTCGGAAGAGCACTAACTTCATTCTAACCGTTTTAGATGACGGTATAGGCATTCCTGAAAATCTTGAAATTAAAGAGCTTGATAGTCTGGGATTTCAGCTTATAACTTCTCTTGTAGACCAATTAGATGGGGAGTTCGAATTGAAAAGGAACAATGGCACAGAATTCATTATGAGATTTAGAGTGATGGAAAGAAATAATCTGGTTCAAGCTGGTCTAAAATCACAATAAACTATATGAATAATTAGTGCGAGAGATGCTATTCGAACGCACGAATTCCTAAGAAACTGGATTCTGAACATGGTCCCATTGAGCATCACTAAGCTTTTCGAAATGTATACTATTCTCCTATAGTCCCCTATATATATAAAATCAAATTGTATATTATTTTGAAAGAGGCTTAACAATTATAATCAGAGCCGTGGCGCGAATATATCCCATTGCTTGCAGTGGAGTGCACCAGCGCAACTTTGATTTCACAAACCTGGCAACAAGCTTTGAACAGATGGATGTGGAACACGTTGCCGAGTTGCTACGTCCGAAAGATGTCCCTGAAATCATCGAGTTCTTTTTTTAGTGTCTGTGTGTGGCTGGAATAGCGTTTCCGGGTCTTGCAAAAGCTGAAAGAAATATTTTGCTCTGACCAACTACACCAACCCCGAATACTGCCAATCCCGAATACTGCCAACCCCGAATACTGTGACCGGCTTCATGGCAACACGGGTAAAACTTGCAAGGAAACTCGACGGCAGAGCAAAAGATTGCCATTGTTGAGCCGTCCTACCAACTTATATTGCCATGCCTTTTTTGAACTGACTTTTGTAAAGGTTGGCATAGAAACCGCCCGAAACAAGCAGTTCGCTATGCGTACCTGTTTC contains these protein-coding regions:
- the tnpB gene encoding IS200/IS605 family element RNA-guided endonuclease TnpB, with product MMKAFKFRLYPTATQAVQLNQHIGSCRFVYNWALDQKIKTYEQTGKSISRFDLNKKLPVLKASNEWLGEVNSQSLQGMTKQVESAFTRFFREKNGFPKFKSKKNPIQSFPVPQHYSVNFEKNTVKLPKIEPIKAVFHRKFEGELKTATVSRTCQGHYYISILVEDGKELPTKQKYSESTTVGLDVGIKDFAILSTGEKIENPNYLKNSLNRLKVLQKRVSRKQNGSKNRVKAKHRLAVLHDKITNQRNDFQNKLSFKLISENQAIALETLNVKGMVKNHHLAQAISDSAWSSFVTKLEYKAEWYGKTILRIGQFEPSSKVCHVCGYHNSYLTLKDREWTCPDCKTKHDRDINAAINIKKFALIDQNRIGL
- a CDS encoding PKD domain-containing protein, with the protein product MISCIGYFVAGTKWKWNFGDGKTSIQQNPTHKYPPRT
- a CDS encoding PocR ligand-binding domain-containing protein, whose amino-acid sequence is MTAKMVQSQAINPNPVISVAKDGTVLYSNEGGKPLLHEWGVRVREKLPQHIKIFVQKAIFQKCIEKIKIKVGKRVYFLVFHPLPEQECVNIYGFDISESKKLEGKLQESEALKMTNLELASIIDVQAVQSLMEDFYKLVSIPIALVDLKGNVLSSVGWQDICTRFHRIHPEACKHCMENYITLSSGVLPREFKLNKCKNNMWDIATPIIVDDQHVGYVFSGQFFFEGEPVDYELFRAQARKYGFNEQEYIAALEKVPMLNPAAVNTCMSFLTAFANMVSQLGYSNTRLSQSLAERDAVVDALQESEKRLRLLSNNLPDSAVYQYVLEPDDNTNFVYFSTGVERLFGISISDALRDPEMLYRQIPQTYLERLVEAEIRSARELSDFDMELPLQLSDDQVKWIRLHSRPRRLPDGRIIWDGVLTDITKLKQAEEVLCESESRRKVTEAVDTERKRFFDVLEALPVMVALLTPDHYIAFANRCFREQFGELGDQHCFEYCFGCTEPCEFCKAYKVLETGQPYHWQVTLPDGGMFDAYDLPFTDVDGSPLILEMDIDITKRKEAEEALANIETARKKEIHHRIKNNLQVISSLLDLQAEQFRNREDIKDSEVLEAFRESQDRVISMALIHEELYRGGGFETLNFSPYIQELAENLLLTYRLGITDVSLSMDMEENLLFDMDIAVPLGIIVNELVSNSLKHAFPDRAKGEIRIKLSREENKEYIKNINEGRKSTNFILTVLDDGIGIPENLEIKELDSLGFQLITSLVDQLDGEFELKRNNGTEFIMRFRVMERNNLVQAGLKSQ